One stretch of Arachis duranensis cultivar V14167 chromosome 1, aradu.V14167.gnm2.J7QH, whole genome shotgun sequence DNA includes these proteins:
- the LOC110275456 gene encoding uncharacterized protein LOC110275456 encodes MFKKVEVTIPLFDAIHQVPKYAKFLKDLCINKYRIHELETIPLGSSISALMGALSEKYGDLGPCMVTCTIDCVQFIDCMCDLGACVSIMPLSVYHILKLPPLKRSVSRFVLADKSIITVMGIVEDVLVNIKGLIFPIDFHIIEMPPSESERTSSILLGRPFLKTSKFKLDAHSGTYSFEVDRRVVSFSLDEAMRHPSKKHSIFRCDLVDNIVAEVHYAKMDEKSMIEEPSEENTSPYPEPPEVQVSSQEQNVELKPLPPHLKYSYLDEAHKFSMIIARELNPQQEEKNCSMF; translated from the coding sequence atgttcaagaaagttgaggtaacAATCCCTCTCTTTGATGCTATCCatcaagtacctaaatatgcaaagtttcttaaGGACTTATGTATAAACAAATATAGAATCCATGagttagaaactattcctttagggaGTTCTATTTCGGCTTTGATGGGAGCATTATCGGAAAAATATGGTGATCTGGGCCCGTGCATGGTTACTTGTACCATAGATTGTGTTCAATTCATTGATTGTATGTGTGATCTTGGTGCATGTGTTAGTATTATGCCTCTTTCCGTTTACCATATATTGAAGCTACCACCGTTGAAGCGGTCGGTGTCAAGGTTTGTCTTAGCggataaaagcataataacTGTGATGGGTATTGTGGAAGATGTGTTGGTAAACATAAAGGGTTTGATATTCCCGATTGATTTTCATATCATTGAGATGCCACCAAGTGAATCCGAAAGGACATCATCCATCCTACTTGGGAGGCCATTTTTAAAGACTTCTAAATTCAAATTGGATGCCCACTCGGGAACTTATTCATTTGAGGTCGACAGAAGAGTCGTAAGTTTTAGCTTAGATGAAGCAATGAGGCACCCATCGAAAAAGCATTCCATATTCCGGTGTGACTTAGTTGACAACATTGTGGCCGAAGTGCATTACGCAAAGATGGATGAGAAGAGTATGATTGAAGAACCAAGTGAAGAAAACACCTCACCCTATCCGGAACCACCGGAAGTTCAAGTGTCAAGTCAAGAACAAAATGTGGAATTGAAGCCACTACCGCCCCACCTAAAGTACTCCTACCTTGATGAAGCCCACAAGTTCTCGATGATTATTGCAAGGGAACTCaatcctcaacaagaagaaaaaaattgctcCATGTTTTGA